DNA from Microbacterium sp. SORGH_AS_0969:
ACGCCCCAAACGGATAATCGCGCCCCAAACCCGCTCACCCCGCCAGCGGCACAGCCGTTCCCGACACCCGGATGCCACCGCTCGGCGGCACGTCCACCTCGAGGATGCTCGGCCGACCGATGTGCCGCCCCTGCCGCACCGTGAACCGGAAGGGCGCGGGCACGGCGATGCGGTCGCGCAGGTAGACGCCGAGCGCGGCGGCGGCGGAGCCCGTCGCGGGGTCTTCGAGGATGTCGCCGACCGGGAAGATGTTCCGCGCCTCGACGGTCATACCGTCGCCGATCTCGCCCGCGACGTGGATCACGGTGACCGTGCCCGCCCACCCGCGCTCGTCCATCAGCGCGCGCACCGGTAGCGGGTCGTAGCCGAACCCGTCGAAGGTGGCTGCCGAGCGCACCGACACCACGGGGTGCACGTTTCCGGCGAAGGCCTGCGCGAGTGGCATCCGCGGGTCGAGGTCGTCGTCCGCGAGGCCCAGCAGGTCGAGGAGCCGGGCGGCCACCTCGGTGTCGAGGTCGGCGACGTGCGGCTCGACGCTGGTGAAGCCCGCGGCGATACGGCCCGGCTCCCCGGTCGTGACCACGTCGACGTCGCCCGCGGGGGTCGCGAACACCCACGAGCCGACGCCCGACCGCTCGGCCAACGCCACCGCGGTCGCGATCGTCGCGTGGCCGCAGAAGGGCACCTCGGCATCCGGAGAGAAGTACCGCACCGACACCCTGTCGCCGTCGCGGCCCGTGACGAACGCGGTCTCGGGGTGGCCGAGCTCGGCCGCGATCCGCTGCATGTCGGCGTCGGTCAGCGCACTCGCGTCAAGCACGACGCCCGCCGGATTGCCCCCACCGGGTTCCGCGGCGAAAGCGGTCAGATTCAGGATGCCAGGGGTCTCGGTCATGCCTCGATTCTGTCGCGCGGATCGCGACGGGGGTGCGGGCCAGTGAAAGGTCTGTGGACCGCCGGCGGTGCCCGACGCTGCTTGCGGTTTCCCCGAACGCCGCGCATACTTGATAAGCGGACCCGCCCCACACTCGTGGACTAGCGGGTCTTGCTGTTTTCGAAACTAAATCTCCTCGGGTGCGCCGTTGACGTCCTTTGCTCGCAGATAGTCCTCGTACCACTCCCAGCCGAACTGGTTCCCCTGATGCCGGTTGAGATGCGTGTAGACCGTGTACGCGACGAGGTCCGCCATCTGCACCCACTGCGAGCGCCCGGAGTCATGCATCATCGGGTCTTCGATCACGTGACGGGTATCGAGCGACATCGACCGGTGGGCATCGAAGTACGTGCGGTCTGAACCGTCGCCATCCATGCTGATGAAAACGTAGCTGTCGGCCGCTCGGTGTTCGTCGTTCCATCGGGTGACGAGCTCACGATAAACCTCACCCCGTTCCTCGTGGTACGCGCGGCCCGTCGCGGTCGTAGCTCTCCAGACGGCACCGACCCCGATGTCCGGGTCATCGGCGAGAACCCGCAGACACTTCTCCGCGACGACGCGCCCAAGGGTCTTCCACTCTTCGGCACCGTCCCCAGTGGTGGCTGCGATACGACTCCGCCCGTTCACGAACTTCGTCGCGTGCAACTCCATTGCTGGGGGAATTTGGTGCTCCCGGTACAGCTGCTTTCGCAGTTCCAGGATGGCCCGCAGTGCGTAGCGCCAACGGTCGGGGCGAACTTCGAGCCAGCCGTAGACGATGATCCCTCGATCGACGGCACCGGAGTCGTCGACGTAGATCATGCGAGAGATGGTCATGGCTGGTCCTTCGTGATGGTGATCGACGTTCGAGCCGCCCGTTTGAGACGCTTCTTCCGTTCCTTTGCTGCGCGTCCCTGGAGGGCAAGACGCGCTTGACGACCGAACGGACCCGTGAGCGAGTGCCACATGCGGACGGTGCCGCCAGTGGCAGAGAGCGGTGCCTTCACCTCGTCGATACGTCGACGCCGCCGCATGCGCACGGCGATGCGCGAATCCAGCACCGTCAGCTCGCTCAACAGATCGCTCGCCGCCCAGACCTTGTCGCGCTTGCGGCCCGTGATCTCTTGCACGACCCCGGCTTCCTCCAGCCGTGCGAGCGCAGTGTCGAAGGCCCGTTAATCCAGGTTGTGGCCCACAACCTGGATTAACGGGCGCGTTAGTCCATGTTTGGAGCCACAACCAAGCGCAACCGGCGCGACCGTCCTGGTCGTATGACACGGCCGACAACGACAGAAGCAACGAGCCAGGGGACGACGGATCAGACCCGCGCGTCCCGCTCCCTCCGCGCCCGCGACAGAGCCCTCGCTGACGGGAAGCCCGAGCGCCGCGCAACCTCAGCGACCGGAAGGCCGCTCGCCCCGAGCGCGTCGGCGAGCTCGAGGCGTCGAGCGCGGAGGGCGGCGCTCGGGGTGTGTGCGTGCCGCGCGAAGACACGCGCGAGGTACTGCCGCGAGACGTGCAGGGCGTCGGCGAGCTCCTCGACCGTGAATCGCGGATCGGGGGCGCGTTCGGTGAGCAGGCGCGTCGCGGCGGCGAAGGTGGCTTGGGCCGAGCGGAACCCCGAGGCTTCGGCATCCGCCCCCGCCCGCCCGGCGATGAGCGCCGCGCACAGGCTCTCGATGGCGCGTCCGAGCGCGGACTCGGCATGGACGCCCAAGCGGTGGTCGCCGTTCAGGATCGCGTTGACGGTGGATGCCAAAGCCCGCCACACCGGACCGTCATCGGCGCCGGGCAGTTGGGCCGGCTCCTCGAGCAACCGGTGGGCCGACGCGACCTCGATACGCGCCGTGGGCCGAGTGGCGCGTACCCCCACGAGGTCGGCATCGGGATAGACCAGCGCGTCCCCCGCGCCGAGATCGACGGCGGAACCCGCGAGACCGAACCCGACCGACCCCTCCGCCTGCAGCACGAGGGTCGAACCCTTTGGTGAGCTTGGCGCCGGCTCGATCGTCAGGGCGGTGTGCCAGAGGCGACGGACCACCACACCAGCAACCTCGGACTCGTCAAAGATGAGCACGGCCGGCCCCTGCGAGACGAGCGTCGCCACGAGCGAACGCTGCGCAAACCACTCGACGACCGCAGCCCCCTCGGCGCGCATGTTCCGGGTCACACGGCTCCGTTCTCGAAAGATGTCGTTCCACCCTCACCGCCCTTCGCCCGCGCACTCCACCAACCCCCGAATCAATCACCTCCGCGTTCACTCTCCACAGACTCCGGATGCCAACACCACCGCTGTGTCGTCACCCTCGGCGGTGATGAAAACCCGCGTTTGGCACCTGTGTGAGAGCGCCCGAAAGCTGAGCGCCATCCCATCCGAAAGGTTCGCTATGTCACACGACATCGAGCAGCACAACACTGCCCCTTCCGCCAGTTCCCCCACGCGCCGCACGGTTCTCGCCGGTGCCGCGTGGTCCGTTCCCGTCGTCGCGGCCGCGAGCATGGCCCCGATGGCCTCCGCGTCGGACACCACTGCGCTCGCTTTCGACAAGTCGACCTACAACGGCACCCCCTGCGGCACGATCACCGGCGCCTATGTCACGGTGACCGTCAACGGCGTCGCGACGGCGGGCAAGAGCGTGACCACGACGCTGAGCGGCGGCTACGCGTTCTCGGGCGGCTCGACCACGAACACGCAGACCAGCGGGTCGAACGGGCGCGTGAGCCTCCCGGCGATCTCCGTGTCATCCCAAGGCGGAAGCGGAACGATCTCCGCGCTCACGGCAGGATCACCCCAAACGAGCGCGCCCCTGTCGTCGAACACCGCCTCAACGAAAATCGTCGGCATTGCGCGGAACAACAGCGCGTTCCCTGCCGTGCCCGCGGGAATCATTCCCACAGCGGTCAGCGGCGCGACCGACGGAAGCAACACCGTCTACGCCCACTTCCTCGGCAACGACGGATACCTATATCGCTCGGTGGGATACGGAGCCTGGGCGAAAACCTCGCCATCAGGAGTGACAGCATTCGCGAAGTTCGCAACCACCGACGCGATTTACACGACCGGCACCGAAGTGGGCGGGAGCTGGAACAACAACGCGTTCCCCGCCCTCCCCTCCGGCGTCACCGCGAAAGACGTCTGCGGAACGAAATCCGGAACCACCCCTTACGCCTACTTCCTGGGCAGCGACCAGCGCGTATACCAATCCGTCAACTACGGAGCATGGACCCCGGTATCACCGAGCGGGGTTGTCGCGTTCGCAGAATTCCCCGGCGCCAGAGCCATCTACTCAACAGGTTCCACCGTGGGTGGTTCGTGGTCCAGCAGCGCCTTCCCCGCGCTTCCCGCGGGTGTGACAGCCAAAGCCGTCGGCGGCTCGACCAATGGCACGACAACCTACGCTCACTTCCTCGGAAGCGACGGCTACGCCTACAGGTCCACGGATTATGGTGCGTGGGCTACGGTCAGTTCCGGCGTCAAGTCGTTCACAGAGTTCAACGGCGGCAACGGGGGGATCATCTACACAACCGGCACCGCAGTAGCCGCTGGTTGGAGCTCATTCCCTGCCCTTCCGTCCGGCGTGACCGCCCTCGCCGCAGGTGGAGGTTCGGACGACTACAACAATGTCGCCATCCATTTCCTTGGAAGTGACGGATACCTCTACGAGTCCAACAATTCCGGCGGTCCTTACAGCGGTTGGAGCAAGACATCGCCGTCCAAGGTCATCACATTTGGGGAGTTCAACAAAGGCGGCGCCATTTACGCCGTCAGGTCGACCTGCTAACCCCACCCCTAACCCAGCACCGCCCCGGCGAGCGCCCGGATCCCCTCCGCGACATCTGCGGCGAAGAGGGCCTCGTCGGGGTGGTGACATCCCCGTCCGGAGCACGGAGAGGCAGCACCCCACAGCAGCGATCGCGACGAGCGACAAAGCGTCATGGCCCGCGCGCAGAACAGGGAGGGGCCACACCACCAACCACGTCCACCGCCCCGCCCAACGACGCTGGTCGCCTCACCGGCTCGCGAATCGCCCCAAACTTCGCCGCCCACCCTCGAATGCACCCGCACCTCATCGAAGAACACCGTCTTCGCCCGTGTGTAGTCGTCGTAGTCGGCCTTGCCGACCTGCTCCGCGCCCAGCACCTCTTCGACCCTTGTGTACCGGTCACGCTCGACGCACCACCTCGACGGGCGCGGTCGGAGAAGCTGATCGGCCCCAAGCCCCCGAGCCACTGAGGCACTTTGCAGGCCCGCGGTCGCGGTATCCGGACCCCGGCATCCATCTCGAATGGGTTGCCACCGAGGGATGCCGTCGCGTCGGCGTAGAAGAGGGCGCCCCAGGCGCGGCAGGGCTCGGACGGCCCCTGCGAGACGGCCGTCGCCACGAGCGAACGCGGCGCAACGCTCCATGGAACGCAGCCCCTCGGCGCGCCTGTTCCGGGGCACGCGGCTCCGTTCTCGAATGGTGTCGCCGCAGCTCCACCGTCCTTCGCCCGCGCTCCCCGCCAACCCCCGAATCAATCACCCCCACGTTCACTCTTTACAGATTCCGGATGCCAGCACCACCGCCGTGTCGTCACCCCTGCGGTGATGAAAACCCGCGTTTGGCGCATGTACGCGTGCGCCCGAAAGCTAGGTGCCAATCCATCCGAAAGGTTTCTCATGTCACACGACATCGAGCAGCACAATGCTGCCCCTTCTGCAACGCGCCGCACGGTTCTCGCGGGTGCCGCGTGGTCCGTCCCGGTCATCGCGGCCGCGAGCATGGCCCCGCTCGCCGCTGCGTCCGACACCGTGACGCTCACCTTCGATAAGTCGACCTACAACGGCACCGCCTGCAGCACGATCTCCGGTGCCTACGTGACGGCGACCGTCAACAGCGTCCCGACCGCGGGGAAGAGCGTGACGACGACGCTGAGCAACGGCTATAAGTTCTCCGATGGCACGACGACGAATACGCAGGCGAGCGGGTCGAACGGGCGCGTGAACCTGCCGGCGATCAACGTGCCCGCCCAAGGAGGCGCGGCTACCCTGACTGGGACTTCGGGCCCCTCAGCAGCAACAACAACCGCCGCCATTCTGGGCACCGCCAACAGCAAGAACTACATCTATCGACAGGGCACATCCAGGCTCACCCCCGCCGCTCCCAATGGCTCCACACCCCTGAACGCCAGCTACTTCCTCAAGAACGGCACCCTCTACCACTGGGAGGGAGGACAGATCGCGACAAACATCGCAGAAACGTCCACCGGATGGACCTACACAAACGGGGTAGATCAGATCGGAGTTCTGACAAAAGATGGGAAAAACTACATCTATCGCCAAGGCACATCCAAGCTCACCCCCGCCGCTCCCGATGGCTCCACACCCCTGAACGCCAGCTACTTCCTCAAGAACGGCACCCTCTACCACTGGTCCGGAGGACAGATCGCGACAAACATCGCAGAAACGTCCACCGGATGGACCTACACAGACGGCGTCGATCACATCGCAGTTCTGACAAAAGATGGGAAGAACTACATCTATCGCCAGGGCAAATCCAGGCTCACCCCCGCCGCTCCCGATGGCTCCACGCCCTTGAACTCCGGCTACTTCCTCAAGAACGGTGCCCTCTACCACTGGTCCGGAGGACAGATCGCGACAAACATCGCAGAGACGTCCACCGGATGGACCTACACAAACGGGGTAGATCAGATCGGAGTTCTGACAAAAGATGGGAAGAACTACATCTATCGCCAGGGCACATCCAAGCTCACCCCCGCCGCTCCCGATGGCTCCACACCCCTGGACGGTAGCTACTTCCTCAAGAACGGCACCCTCTACCACTGGGAGGGAGGACAGATCGCGACAAATATCGCAGAAACCTCCACTGGATGGACCTACACAAACGGAGTAGATCAGATCGGAGTCGCTCAGCCTCAGTCCTGCTGAGCGACCGGGGCATACAGCGCGGCCTCAGTCCTGACCCGGGTCCCACCCCGGCGAGTGCCCGGATCCCCGCCGACATCGGCGGTGGGGACGGCCTCGTCGGGGTGGTGGCTGATCCCCTCCGGATTACGGAGGAACTGCAATCCCGCAGCAGTAGTGGCCGCGATGGACAAAGCGTCCAGGCCCACACGAAGAAACAGGGTGGGCGCGGCACCACGAATCGCTTCCGCTGCCCCGCCGAACGACGCTCGTCGTACCACCGGCTCGTGAATCACTCTGAGTTCGCCGCCCACCCCTCGAAATCGGCCTGCACCTCGTCGAAAAACGCCGTCTTCGCCCGCGTGTAGTCGTCGTAGTCGGTCTTGCCGACCTGCTCCGCGCCCAGCACCTCTTCGACCCTTATGTACCGGTCACGCTCGACGGGGTGAGCCCGCAGCCAATCGCGGAACCACACCGTGTACTGACCCCAGGGCGAGTCGAGCCGCCGGACGCGGAGGATCGCTCGGGCATCCTCGTGCCAGTACAACCTCTTCTCCCACCCGGCGCGATCGACATCTGTCTGGCCGCGCGGAAGGTCGCGATCCACACCCGGCGAGTCGGGCCTCAAGCCTCGGGCACGCACGAACCCGTGCGGCTCGAGTCGGGCGAGCAGCTCGTCTTCGACCGGGAGGGGCAAGATGCGCACCTGAAGGTCGATGTTGGGCTTCGCCGCGAGCCCAGGAATTGCCGTCGACCCGATGCGATCGAACGCGGCGCCCTCAAAACCCTCCACACTCGCGAGGGACGTGCGGATCTCTGTGAGGATCGCTGTCGCGTCGATCGCCCAATCCCGTCGGTGAAGGACGCGGGCGGCGGGGTTGCCATCATCGCTCACGCGACGACGCTACGGTCGAACGCCGAACGTGTGCGAGGAAGGCGACAGAAGAGCGAACGACCCGAGTCAGGCCGGGGTGGTCCGGTCCGGACGCACGGGCGGTCGGCGCCTATGAGGTCACGCCGTCAGAGCGAGTCCGCCCCCAGGTGCAGCACCGCCTCGGCGAG
Protein-coding regions in this window:
- a CDS encoding PhzF family phenazine biosynthesis protein: MTETPGILNLTAFAAEPGGGNPAGVVLDASALTDADMQRIAAELGHPETAFVTGRDGDRVSVRYFSPDAEVPFCGHATIATAVALAERSGVGSWVFATPAGDVDVVTTGEPGRIAAGFTSVEPHVADLDTEVAARLLDLLGLADDDLDPRMPLAQAFAGNVHPVVSVRSAATFDGFGYDPLPVRALMDERGWAGTVTVIHVAGEIGDGMTVEARNIFPVGDILEDPATGSAAAALGVYLRDRIAVPAPFRFTVRQGRHIGRPSILEVDVPPSGGIRVSGTAVPLAG
- a CDS encoding DUF3800 domain-containing protein — translated: MTISRMIYVDDSGAVDRGIIVYGWLEVRPDRWRYALRAILELRKQLYREHQIPPAMELHATKFVNGRSRIAATTGDGAEEWKTLGRVVAEKCLRVLADDPDIGVGAVWRATTATGRAYHEERGEVYRELVTRWNDEHRAADSYVFISMDGDGSDRTYFDAHRSMSLDTRHVIEDPMMHDSGRSQWVQMADLVAYTVYTHLNRHQGNQFGWEWYEDYLRAKDVNGAPEEI
- a CDS encoding helix-turn-helix domain-containing protein, with protein sequence MTRNMRAEGAAVVEWFAQRSLVATLVSQGPAVLIFDESEVAGVVVRRLWHTALTIEPAPSSPKGSTLVLQAEGSVGFGLAGSAVDLGAGDALVYPDADLVGVRATRPTARIEVASAHRLLEEPAQLPGADDGPVWRALASTVNAILNGDHRLGVHAESALGRAIESLCAALIAGRAGADAEASGFRSAQATFAAATRLLTERAPDPRFTVEELADALHVSRQYLARVFARHAHTPSAALRARRLELADALGASGLPVAEVARRSGFPSARALSRARRERDARV
- a CDS encoding GrpB family protein, translated to MSDDGNPAARVLHRRDWAIDATAILTEIRTSLASVEGFEGAAFDRIGSTAIPGLAAKPNIDLQVRILPLPVEDELLARLEPHGFVRARGLRPDSPGVDRDLPRGQTDVDRAGWEKRLYWHEDARAILRVRRLDSPWGQYTVWFRDWLRAHPVERDRYIRVEEVLGAEQVGKTDYDDYTRAKTAFFDEVQADFEGWAANSE